A single region of the Musa acuminata AAA Group cultivar baxijiao chromosome BXJ1-11, Cavendish_Baxijiao_AAA, whole genome shotgun sequence genome encodes:
- the LOC135597794 gene encoding probable serine/threonine-protein kinase PBL23 has product MGCFCCFNSSDVQEEPTEEEEGRERNALASLVNNLAIESDTQKHISVAEELLRIGNGNNSTRVFTFDELSAATNNFKAECLLGEGGFGRVYKGHLEDTNQDIAVKQLQRNGLQGNREFLVEVLMLSLLHHPNLVNLIGYCADGDQRILVYECMHLGSLEDHLLDLSSNKKPLDWSTRMKIAEGAARGLEYLHDIANPPVIYRDFKASNILLDEEYNPKLSDFGLAKVGPVGDKSHVSTRVMGTYGYCAPEYALTGQLTKMSDVYSFGVVFLEIITGRRAIDTSRPSNEQNLVHWAEPLFKDKKRFVEMADPLLEGNYPLKGLYQALAVAAMCLQEEASNRPLISDVVTALEYLSSPPNEASQSSKESFSRSLSSQDSAEEKDSANDGGGEAQSKLEGEETRNSLRFKEENIERI; this is encoded by the exons ATGGGTTGCTTCTGCTGTTTCAATTCATCCGATGTGCAAGAGGAGCCCaccgaggaggaagaaggaagagaaaggaacGCGCTGGCCTCCCTTGTCAACAACCTTGCCATTGAATCGG ATACCCAGAAGCATATATCTGTAGCCGAAGAGCTCTTGCGGATAGGCAATGGCAACAATTCTACTCGAGTTTTCACGTTCGATGAACTCTCAGCTGCAACCAACAACTTCAAGGCAGAATGCCTTCTTGGCGAAGGTGGATTCGGTAGAGTCTACAAAGGACACCTCGAGGACACAAACCAA GATATAGCTGTCAAGCAACTCCAGAGGAATGGCTTACAGGGAAACCGAGAGTTCCTTGTCGAAGTGTTGATGCTCAGTCTCCTACATCACCCAAACCTCGTCAATCTCATTGGTTACTGTGCCGATGGAGATCAAAGAATTCTGGTTTACGAGTGCATGCATTTGGGCTCACTGGAAGATCATCTTCTCG ATCTTTCCTCAAACAAGAAGCCGCTGGATTGGAGTACAAGAATGAAAATAGCAGAAGGTGCTGCTAGAGGCTTGGAGTACTTGCACGACATAGCAAACCCACCCGTGATCTACAGGGACTTCAAAGCATCTAACATTCTTCTGGATGAGGAGTACAACCCGAAGCTATCTGACTTTGGCCTGGCCAAGGTTGGACCAGTCGGAGACAAGAGTCACGTTTCGACAAGGGTGATGGGAACCTACGGCTACTGTGCTCCCGAGTACGCATTGACGGGGCAATTAACGAAGATGTctgatgtttacagcttcggcgtcGTGTTTCTGGAGATCATAACAGGAAGGAGAGCCATCGATACATCGAGACCTTCGAACGAGCAGAATCTTGTTCACTGG GCAGAGCCACTGTTTAAAGACAAGAAGAGGTTTGTGGAAATGGCGGACCCATTGCTGGAAGGGAATTACCCACTGAAAGGCCTCTACCAAGCTCTTGCAGTCGCAGCAATGTGCCTACAAGAGGAAGCCAGCAATCGTCCACTGATCAGTGATGTTGTGACCGCTCTGGAGTATCTGTCCAGTCCACCAAATGAAGCTTCTCAAAGCTCCAAAGAATCTTTCTCGCGGAGCCTATCCTCTCAAGATTCAGCAGAAGAAAAAGATTCAGCTAATGATGGCGGGGGCGAAGCTCAATCGAAGTTGGAAGGTGAAGAAACCCGTAACTCGTTGAGATTCAAGGAAGAAAACATCGAACGCATCTGA
- the LOC103972441 gene encoding homeobox-leucine zipper protein ROC2-like: MPVGLMIPARQPPSMIGRNTGTGYGSSSVLSLSQPNLLEGQQIPLQHQHHNQFVEIAQATTAESEMARAREDDFESKSCSENIEGASGDDQDQNQRPRKKRYHRHTQHQIQEMEAFFKECPHPDDKQRNELSRQLGLEPLQVKFWFQNKRTQMKNQHERQENSQLRADNEKLRADNLRYKEALSNASCPNCGGPAALGEMSFDEHNLRIENVRLREEIDRISGIAAKYVGKPVASYPLLSPAIPSRSPLDLGVGGLGVQQGIGSEMFGAGQLLRSVSGLPEIEKPVVIELAVAAMEELIRMAQLSEPLWIPGLDGAAETLNEDEYVRTFPRGIGPKLLGLKSEASRETAVVIMNQMHVVEILMDVNQWANVFSGIVSRALTLEVLSTGVAGNYNGALQVMSAEFQVPSPLVPTRESLFVRYCKQHADGTWAVVDVSLDSLRPSPVLRCRRRPSGCLIQEMPNGYSKVTWVEHVEVDDRSVHNIYRPLVNSGLAFGAKRWVSTLDRQCERLASVMASNIPSGDIGVITTPEGRKSMLKLAERMVISFCGGVGGSASHQWTTLSGSGAEDVRVMTRKSVDDPGRPPGIVLNAATSFWLPVPPKRVFDFLRDESSRSEWDILSNGGGVQEMAHIANGRDHGNCVSLLRVNSTNSSQSNMLILQESCTDSTGSYVIYAPVDVIAMNVVLNGGDPDYVALLPSGFAILPDGPCGGQGGEMVDGVGSGGSLLTVAFQILVDSAPTAKLSLGSVATVNSLIACTVERIKASAGGESAH, translated from the exons ATGCCTGTGGGGCTGATGATACCAGCAAGGCAACCACCATCCATGATCGGGAGGAACACCGGCACCGGTTATGGCTCGTCGTCGGTGTTGTCGCTCAGCCAG CCAAACTTGTTAGAAGGGCAGCAAATCCCACTCCAGCACCAACATCATAACCAGTTTGTGGAGATCGCACAGGCCACCACCGCAGAGAGCGAGATGGCAAGGGCTCGAGAGGACGACTTCGAGAGCAAGTCATGCAGCGAGAACATTGAGGGCGCTTCCGGCGATGATCAGGACCAAAACCAGCGCCCTAGGAAGAAACGCTACCATCGCCACACACAGCATCAAATCCAAGAAATGGAGGC TTTCTTCAAGGAATGCCCTCACCCGGATGACAAGCAGAGAAATGAGCTGAGCCGGCAGCTTGGGCTGGAACCTCTCCAAGTCAAGTTTTGGTTCCAGAACAAGCGCACCCAAATGAAG AATCAACACGAGCGGCAGGAGAACTCTCAGCTACGAGCCGATAACGAGAAGCTTCGTGCCGACAACTTAAGGTACAAGGAGGCCCTCAGCAATGCTTCATGCCCAAACTGTGGCGGGCCTGCTGCTCTTGGAGAAATGTCCTTCGACGAACACAACCTCAGGATCGAAAATGTTCGGCTGAGAGAAGAA ATCGATAGGATATCAGGGATAGCAGCTAAATACGTGGGTAAGCCAGTGGCGTCGTACCCGCTCCTTTCTCCCGCCATCCCTTCACGTTCACCATTGGACCTCGGCGTCGGAGGTTTGGGGGTGCAACAGGGGATTGGGAGTGAGATGTTCGGAGCCGGGCAGTTACTGAGGAGCGTGTCAGGGCTGCCGGAGATCGAGAAGCCCGTGGTCATCGAGCTCGCCGTGGCCGCCATGGAGGAGCTCATCAGGATGGCGCAGCTCAGTGAGCCACTCTGGATTCCGGGTCTCGATGGCGCAGCCGAGACTCTCAACGAAGACGAGTACGTCAGAACGTTCCCCAGAGGGATTGGGCCGAAACTTCTGGGGCTGAAGTCCGAGGCGTCGCGCGAGACTGCGGTGGTGATCATGAACCAGATGCATGTTGTCGAGATACTCATGGACGTG AATCAATGGGCAAATGTGTTCTCGGGCATTGTGTCGAGAGCATTAACACTCGAAGTATTATCGACTGGAGTGGCTGGCAATTACAATGGAGCTCTGCAAGTG ATGTCAGCAGAATTCCAAGTTCCATCTCCGCTTGTTCCAACTCGGGAGAGCTTGTTCGTCAGGTACTGCAAGCAGCACGCGGATGGAACTTGGGCGGTGGTTGATGTTTCCTTGGACAGCTTGCGCCCCAGCCCAGTCCTGCGATGCCGAAGAAGGCCATCCGGCTGCCTGATTCAAGAAATGCCCAATGGCTACTCAAAG GTTACTTGGGTGGAACATGTCGAAGTGGACGATAGGTCTGTGCATAATATCTACAGGCCCTTGGTGAACTCAGGTCTGGCATTTGGTGCAAAGAGGTGGGTCAGTACCTTGGATAGGCAATGTGAGCGCCTAGCGAGTGTGATGGCTAGCAACATACCCTCTGGAGACATCGGCG TGATCACTACTCCAGAAGGCAGGAAAAGCATGTTGAAGCTAGCTGAGAGAATGGTGATAAGCTTCTGTGGCGGTGTCGGTGGCTCAGCTTCACATCAATGGACTACACTGTCCGGTAGTGGTGCAGAGGATGTGAGGGTTATGACGAGAAAGAGCGTAGACGATCCTGGAAGGCCTCCTGGTATTGTTCTTAATGCGGCCACATCCTTCTGGCTTCCTGTCCCACCGAAGAGGGTGTTCGACTTCCTACGTGATGAAAGCTCTCGCAGCGAG TGGGATATCCTCTCAAATGGTGGTGGTGTTCAAGAAATGGCTCACATCGCTAATGGCCGAGACCATGGAAACTGTGTTTCCCTGCTACGCGTCAAT AGCACGAACTCAAGCCAGAGCAACATGCTGATACTGCAAGAGAGCTGCACAGACTCAACGGGCTCCTACGTGATCTACGCCCCGGTGGATGTCATCGCCATGAACGTGGTGCTTAACGGTGGCGATCCTGACTACGTCGCGCTCCTGCCGTCAGGTTTCGCCATCCTCCCGGACGGGCCATGTGGAGGACAAGGCGGCGAAATGGTGGACGGCGTCGGATCAGGCGGCTCCCTCTTGACTGTAGCATTTCAGATCCTTGTCGACTCGGCTCCGACGGCCAAGCTGTCTCTTGGATCAGTCGCAACAGTCAACAGCCTCATCGCATGCACTGTTGAACGGATCAAGGCTTCAGCTGGAGGCGAAAGTGCCCACTGA